A genomic stretch from Corvus cornix cornix isolate S_Up_H32 chromosome 7, ASM73873v5, whole genome shotgun sequence includes:
- the C7H2orf66 gene encoding uncharacterized protein C2orf66 homolog: protein MWKVLLLGLYTVLAVRGLAKSAPFQPEEKWKPLDNPRNRDLFFRTLQAYFLGRGLDLRKFPATFTVNNEGPRPVMFYSDPIASAFADYEERKKSFQNDFKG, encoded by the exons ATGTGGAAAGTGCTGCTCCTGGGTCTATATACAGTATTGGCTGTGAGAGGGTTGGCAAAGAGTGCTCCTTTCcaaccagaagaaaaatggaagccTCTTGATAACCCCAGAAACAGAGACCTG TTTTTCAGAACTCTCCAGGCTTACTTCTTGGGCAGGGGTCTTGATCTCAGAAAGTTCCCAGCTACTTTCACTGTGAACAATGAAGGACCAAGGCCTGTCATGTTCTATTCAGATCCTATTGCTTCTGCATTTGCAGAttatgaagaaaggaaaaaatcttttcagaatGATTTCAAAGGCTGA
- the GTF3C3 gene encoding general transcription factor 3C polypeptide 3 isoform X1, protein MSGFSPELIEYLEGKISFEEFEQRREERKSREKEGENASAEENEEDVEAPSSSRKASGKSQSRDETDGETADGVSKSVHRVFASMLGENEEEEDDEEEEEEEEEEEETTEQPTAGDVFVLEMVLNRETKKMMKEKRPRSKLPRALRGLMGEANIRFARGEREEAILMCMEIIRQAPLAHEPFSTLAMIYEDQGDMEKSLQFGLIAAHLNPSNTEEWVRLAEMSLEQDNIKQAVFCYTKALKYDPTNVRYLWERSSLYEQLGEHKMAMDGYRRILNLLAPSDGERFMQLARDMAKSYYEANDVTSAIEIVEEAFTKHQSLVSMEDVNIAAELYISSKQYDKALAVITDFTGIVLEKKVPEKSATEEKKDTGAAVETQESQEAVTDDQSHPVAESSAPAVEKVSCCIPEGVPIDITVKLMVCLIHLNILEPLSPLLTTLVEQNPEEMGDLYLDVAEAFLDVGEYNSALPLLSSLVCSERYNLAVVWLRHAECLKALGHMERAAESYAKVVDLAPLHLDARISLSTLQQQLGRPEKALEALEPMYDPDTLAQDANAAQQELKLLLHRSTLLYSQGKMYGYIDTLLTMLAMLLKVAMSRAQVCLISSSKSGERHLYLIKVSRDKISDNDDQETANCDAKAIFAVLTSVLTKDDWWNLLLKAIYALCDLSRYKEAELLVDSSLEYYSFYEDRQKRKELEYFGLSAAILDKNFRKAYNYIRIMVMENVNKPQLWNIFNQVTMQSQDVRHHRFCLRLMLKNPDNHVLCVLNGHNAFVSGSFKHALGQYVQAFRANPDEPLYSLCIGLTFIHMASQKYVLKRHALLVQGFSFLHRYLDLRGPCQESFYNLGRGLHQLGLLHLAIHYYQRVLELPPLTLEGIETDQTDLRRDTAFNLSLIYQSSGNTRMAQKMLYTYAVV, encoded by the exons ATGTCGGGCTTCAGCCCGGAGCTGATCGAGTACCTGGAGGGGAAGATCTCCTTCGAGGAGTTCGAGCAGCGTCGCGAGGAGCGCAAAAGCCGCGAAAAG GAGGGAGAAAATGCATCTGCTGAGGAAAACGAGGAAGATGTAGAGGCTCCATCTTCATCCAGAAAAGCATCTGGGAAATCCCAAAGTCGGGATGAAACTGACG GAGAAACAGCAGATGGGGTCAGTAAATCTGTTCATCGGGTCTTTGCATCCATGCTTGGGgaaaatgaagaggaggaggatgatgaggaggaggaagaagaagaagaagaggaagaagaaactACTGAGCAGCCTACAGCTGGAGATGTTTTCGTTTTGGAGATGGTTCTTAATCGAGAGACCAAGAAAATGATGAAA GAGAAAAGACCTCGCAGCAAACTTCCTCGTGCCTTGAGGGGTCTGATGGGAGAGGCCAACATCAGGTTCGCTCGAGGAGAGCGTGAGGAGGCCATTCTGATGTGCATGGAAATCATTCGGCAAG CTCCTCTTGCTCACGAGCCATTTTCCACTCTTGCCATGATCTATGAAGACCAGGGTGATATGGAGAAGTCACTACAGTTTGGACTGATTGCAGCTCACTTAAATCCTAGCAATACTGAGGAGTGGGTTAGACTGGCAGAAATGTCACTGGAGCAGGACAATATTAAACAGGCTGTTTTCTGCTACACAAAAG CTCTGAAATATGACCCGACCAATGTGCGCTACCTGTGGGAGAGATCCAGCCTGTACGAGCAGCTGGGGGAGCACAAGATGGCCATGGATGGCTACCGGCGCATCCTGAACCTCCTGGCTCCCTCTGACGGGGAACGCTTCATGCAGCTGGCCCGAGACATGGCCAA GAGTTACTATGAAGCCAATGATGTGACCTCTGCTATTGAGATAGTAGAAGAGGCCTTTACCAAACACCAGAGCCTTGTGTCCATGGAGGATGTTAACATTGCAGCTGAACTGTACATCTCCTCCAAGCAGTACGACAAAGCTCTGGCG GTTATTACAGATTTTACAGGAAttgtacttgaaaaaaaagtacCAGAAAAAAGTGcaactgaggagaaaaagg atacaggTGCAGCGGTAGAAACTCAGGAAAGCCAGGAGGCAGTGACTGACGACCAAAGTCATCCAGTTGCTGAATCCAGTGCTCCAG CTGTGGAGAAGGTCAGCTGCTGCATACCTGAGGGTGTTCCCATAGACATCACAGTCAAGCTGATGGTGTGCTTGATTCACTTGAACATCCTGGAGCCACTCAGT CCTCTTTTGACTACTCTGGTGGAACAAAATCCAGAAGAAATGGGTGACTTGTATTTGGATGTCGCAGAGGCATTTTTGGATGTTGGAGAATACAACTCAGCACTGCCTCTCCTGAGTTCCCTTGTCTGTTCAGAACGATACAACCTGGCTGTTGTGTGGCTTCGGCACGCGG AGTGCTTGAAGGCTTTGGGACACATGGAACGTGCTGCAGAGAGCTATGCCAAGGTTGTTGATCTTGCTCCTTTGCATCTTGATGCAAGAATCTCACTTTCaacacttcagcagcagctgggccgACCTGAGAAAGCTCTGGAGGCTCTGGAACCAATGTATGACCCAGATACACTGGCTCAGGATGCTAATGCTGCACAGCAG GAATTAAAGCTACTTCTCCATCGCTCCACACTGTTGTATTCCCAAGGCAAAATGTATGGTTACATTGACACGTTGCTCACAATGCTGGCAATGCTGCTGAAG GTAGCAATGAGCAGAGCTCAAGTGTGTTTGATATCTAGTTCCAAATCTGGAGAGAGACACCTCTATCTTATTAAGGTGTCGAGGGATAAAATTTCTGACAATGATGACCAAGAGACAGCAAATTGCGATGCGAAAG CAATTTTTGCTGTTCTCACAAGCGTTCTGACAAAAGATGACTGGTGGAACCTCCTCCTGAAGGCTATTTATGCCTTGTGTGACCTCTCCCGGTACAAGGAGGCAGAGCTACTTGTGGATTCCTCACTGGAATATTACTCATTCTACGAGGATAGACAAAAGCGCAAGGAGCTGGAGTACTTTGGGCTCTCTGCTGCAATTCTGGACAAGAACTTCAGAAAAGCTTACAACTATATCAG AATCATGGTAATGGAAAATGTCAATAAGCCCCAGCTGTGGAACATCTTCAATCAAGTCACTATGCAGTCTCAGGATGTCCGTCACCATCGCTTTTGTCTCCGCCTGATGCTGAAAAATCCTGACAATCACGTGCTGTGTGTCCTCAATGGGCACAATGCCTTTGTGTCTGGCAGTTTCAAGCATGCTCTTG GTCAGTATGTGCAAGCGTTCCGTGCAAACCCAGATGAGCCTTTGTACAGTCTTTGTATTGGCCTGACTTTCATCCACATGGCCTCTCAGAAATATGTGCTGAAAAGGCATGCTCTTCTAGTACAG GGATTCTCCTTCCTTCACCGCTACTTGGACCTGCGCGGACCCTGTCAGGAGTCTTTCTACAACCTCGGCCGTGGCCTGCACCAGCTGGGATTGCTGCACCTGGCCATCCACTATTACCAAAGAGTACTTGAACTTCCTCCCCTCACCTTAGAG ggAATAGAAACCGATCAGACAGACCTGAGAAGAGATACTGCCTTTAACTTGTCGCTCATTTACCAGAGCAGTGGGAACACCAGAATGGCTCAGAAGATGTTGTATACCTATGCAGTTGTGTGA
- the GTF3C3 gene encoding general transcription factor 3C polypeptide 3 isoform X2 — translation MSGFSPELIEYLEGKISFEEFEQRREERKSREKEGENASAEENEEDVEAPSSSRKASGKSQSRDETDGETADGVSKSVHRVFASMLGENEEEEDDEEEEEEEEEEEETTEQPTAGDVFVLEMVLNRETKKMMKEKRPRSKLPRALRGLMGEANIRFARGEREEAILMCMEIIRQAPLAHEPFSTLAMIYEDQGDMEKSLQFGLIAAHLNPSNTEEWVRLAEMSLEQDNIKQAVFCYTKALKYDPTNVRYLWERSSLYEQLGEHKMAMDGYRRILNLLAPSDGERFMQLARDMAKSYYEANDVTSAIEIVEEAFTKHQSLVSMEDVNIAAELYISSKQYDKALAVITDFTGIVLEKKVPEKSATEEKKDTGAAVETQESQEAVTDDQSHPVAESSAPAVEKVSCCIPEGVPIDITVKLMVCLIHLNILEPLSPLLTTLVEQNPEEMGDLYLDVAEAFLDVGEYNSALPLLSSLVCSERYNLAVVWLRHAECLKALGHMERAAESYAKVVDLAPLHLDARISLSTLQQQLGRPEKALEALEPMYDPDTLAQDANAAQQELKLLLHRSTLLYSQGKMYGYIDTLLTMLAMLLKQFLLFSQAF, via the exons ATGTCGGGCTTCAGCCCGGAGCTGATCGAGTACCTGGAGGGGAAGATCTCCTTCGAGGAGTTCGAGCAGCGTCGCGAGGAGCGCAAAAGCCGCGAAAAG GAGGGAGAAAATGCATCTGCTGAGGAAAACGAGGAAGATGTAGAGGCTCCATCTTCATCCAGAAAAGCATCTGGGAAATCCCAAAGTCGGGATGAAACTGACG GAGAAACAGCAGATGGGGTCAGTAAATCTGTTCATCGGGTCTTTGCATCCATGCTTGGGgaaaatgaagaggaggaggatgatgaggaggaggaagaagaagaagaagaggaagaagaaactACTGAGCAGCCTACAGCTGGAGATGTTTTCGTTTTGGAGATGGTTCTTAATCGAGAGACCAAGAAAATGATGAAA GAGAAAAGACCTCGCAGCAAACTTCCTCGTGCCTTGAGGGGTCTGATGGGAGAGGCCAACATCAGGTTCGCTCGAGGAGAGCGTGAGGAGGCCATTCTGATGTGCATGGAAATCATTCGGCAAG CTCCTCTTGCTCACGAGCCATTTTCCACTCTTGCCATGATCTATGAAGACCAGGGTGATATGGAGAAGTCACTACAGTTTGGACTGATTGCAGCTCACTTAAATCCTAGCAATACTGAGGAGTGGGTTAGACTGGCAGAAATGTCACTGGAGCAGGACAATATTAAACAGGCTGTTTTCTGCTACACAAAAG CTCTGAAATATGACCCGACCAATGTGCGCTACCTGTGGGAGAGATCCAGCCTGTACGAGCAGCTGGGGGAGCACAAGATGGCCATGGATGGCTACCGGCGCATCCTGAACCTCCTGGCTCCCTCTGACGGGGAACGCTTCATGCAGCTGGCCCGAGACATGGCCAA GAGTTACTATGAAGCCAATGATGTGACCTCTGCTATTGAGATAGTAGAAGAGGCCTTTACCAAACACCAGAGCCTTGTGTCCATGGAGGATGTTAACATTGCAGCTGAACTGTACATCTCCTCCAAGCAGTACGACAAAGCTCTGGCG GTTATTACAGATTTTACAGGAAttgtacttgaaaaaaaagtacCAGAAAAAAGTGcaactgaggagaaaaagg atacaggTGCAGCGGTAGAAACTCAGGAAAGCCAGGAGGCAGTGACTGACGACCAAAGTCATCCAGTTGCTGAATCCAGTGCTCCAG CTGTGGAGAAGGTCAGCTGCTGCATACCTGAGGGTGTTCCCATAGACATCACAGTCAAGCTGATGGTGTGCTTGATTCACTTGAACATCCTGGAGCCACTCAGT CCTCTTTTGACTACTCTGGTGGAACAAAATCCAGAAGAAATGGGTGACTTGTATTTGGATGTCGCAGAGGCATTTTTGGATGTTGGAGAATACAACTCAGCACTGCCTCTCCTGAGTTCCCTTGTCTGTTCAGAACGATACAACCTGGCTGTTGTGTGGCTTCGGCACGCGG AGTGCTTGAAGGCTTTGGGACACATGGAACGTGCTGCAGAGAGCTATGCCAAGGTTGTTGATCTTGCTCCTTTGCATCTTGATGCAAGAATCTCACTTTCaacacttcagcagcagctgggccgACCTGAGAAAGCTCTGGAGGCTCTGGAACCAATGTATGACCCAGATACACTGGCTCAGGATGCTAATGCTGCACAGCAG GAATTAAAGCTACTTCTCCATCGCTCCACACTGTTGTATTCCCAAGGCAAAATGTATGGTTACATTGACACGTTGCTCACAATGCTGGCAATGCTGCTGAAG CAATTTTTGCTGTTCTCACAAGCGTTCTGA